The Oscillatoria acuminata PCC 6304 genomic interval GTGATTGGCGTCGGTTGTCAGATCCAGGCGTTGCGTTCCGTCCAAAAGGAACTGGGGTTAGAAAAACTCTACGTTTTAGGCACACCCTGCGTTGATAACGTTTCCCGGGAAGGATTACAGAAATTTTTAGAAACCACCAGCAAATCCCCAGAGACGGTGGTGCATTACGAATTCATGCAGGATTTTCGGATTCATTTTAAACATGAGGATGGTTCTATCGAGAAAGTCCCATTTTTTGGCCTGAATACGAAAGAACTCAAAGATGTCTTTGCACCCTCTTGTTTGAGTTGCTTTGATTATGTCAACTCCCTGGCGGATTTAGTGGTGGGGTATATGGGTGCGCCTTATGGTTGGCAGTGGATTGTGGTTCGGAATCAAACGGGACAAGAAATGCTCGATTTGGTCACGGAACAGTTGGAAACTCAGCCGGTGATGTCCCGAGGCGATCGCCACGCTGCGGTTCAACAAAGTATTCCTGCCTATGAAAAAGGAGTAACCCTGCCGATGTGGGCCGCCAAACTGATGGGAGTGGCGATCGAAAGAATTGGTCCGAAAGGATTAGAGTATGCTCGCTTTTCCATTGATTCCCACTTCACTCGCAACTATCTGTATGTCAAACGGAATCATCCCGAAAAATTAGAAGCTCACGTTCCCGAATTTGCCAAGCAGATTGTCAGTCAATATCAATTGCCCGAATCCTGAACAAGGGATAGAGACCTAGCCCTGTCAAGGTGTATTTGTAGGGGCGCAATGCGCAGGCCCTCCGGAGGGCCTGCGCATTGCGCCCCTACAAGAAATAACGATTTTTCGTCATTAAATTTACACCCAATTTAGGGCTTCGAGCATTTACTCCGACAAGAAATAACGATTTTTCGTCATTAAATTTCCAACCTTGACAGGGCTAGGGATAGAGACCCAATGCGGGTATCAATCGTCGTTTTGATTGAGTACCCGCGCCCCCTGGCTAATTCTCTGTAGAGATTCCCTAACTTAGAGAGTTTAAGACGGGGATTACCCTTAGTCCAAATAGGGTCAATTTTTTGACGTCAATCATTAAAAAATGTAGGTCTCTTCAGCCGCGATTGAGAGCTACATTTTTAACTGGATTGCATGGGATTGGGAAAGGGGAACC includes:
- a CDS encoding Coenzyme F420 hydrogenase/dehydrogenase, beta subunit C-terminal domain produces the protein MTAVQPSPKHQKSKALKPGSRPPAKELCSECGLCDTYYIHYVKEACAFLNQQIATLEESAHGLSRNLENPDELYFGVHQHMMAARKQEPIAGAQWTGIVSTIACSMLDRGLVEGVVCVQNTPEDRFGPMPILARTKAEVLAAKVNKPTLSPNLSVLEQVEQSGMKRLLVIGVGCQIQALRSVQKELGLEKLYVLGTPCVDNVSREGLQKFLETTSKSPETVVHYEFMQDFRIHFKHEDGSIEKVPFFGLNTKELKDVFAPSCLSCFDYVNSLADLVVGYMGAPYGWQWIVVRNQTGQEMLDLVTEQLETQPVMSRGDRHAAVQQSIPAYEKGVTLPMWAAKLMGVAIERIGPKGLEYARFSIDSHFTRNYLYVKRNHPEKLEAHVPEFAKQIVSQYQLPES